A stretch of the Bordetella genomosp. 8 genome encodes the following:
- a CDS encoding MFS transporter: MSKAASLPPPIALEADRPGARAYASWILIALAYAVAFMQRLAPQSMLNELSASFSIEAAGLGVLASGYFYGYLAMQIPAGILVDTLGVRRVLIGSLLVSLTGTACFAMAHSVPAAFAARLVIACGDALVFTSMLKLVALKFRQSRFGLMSGLSQVSGYIGGVMATTPLAYAVSELGWRECFALVAGLIAMNLVGAILIFGRADQSPMALKELMPKLGNTLRMFRGRLRNAGSWGCAIVFASHFASVTTLSGVWGLPMVRDTLSISKDQASTCILAFLVSNVAGSILLGHLSDRVMNVRRALLWNCLLRAAILLTLLPALLASMGYAYAIACFCVLGFVAGGTVPLVLKAVRKLYSTEMIGIGASFNTTLAGITAAVVQPLIGSLLAASATGSPGHLSYTAQGYTGFILLMAAVSALGCIGAAAMRFAHQA; encoded by the coding sequence ATGAGCAAGGCTGCCTCGCTGCCGCCGCCTATCGCCCTCGAAGCCGACCGGCCGGGGGCGCGGGCATACGCCTCGTGGATCCTGATCGCGCTGGCCTATGCCGTGGCCTTCATGCAGCGCCTGGCGCCGCAGTCGATGCTCAACGAGCTGTCCGCGTCGTTTTCCATCGAGGCCGCGGGCCTGGGCGTGCTGGCATCGGGCTACTTCTACGGCTACCTGGCCATGCAGATCCCCGCGGGCATCCTGGTCGACACGCTGGGCGTGCGCCGGGTCCTGATCGGCAGCCTGCTGGTATCGCTGACCGGCACCGCATGCTTCGCCATGGCGCATAGCGTCCCGGCTGCGTTCGCGGCGCGCCTGGTGATCGCCTGCGGCGATGCGCTGGTCTTCACGTCGATGCTGAAACTGGTCGCGCTGAAGTTCAGGCAAAGCCGCTTCGGCCTGATGTCCGGCCTGTCGCAGGTGTCGGGCTACATCGGAGGGGTGATGGCCACCACTCCTTTGGCCTACGCAGTGTCGGAGCTCGGCTGGCGCGAATGCTTTGCCTTGGTGGCTGGCCTGATCGCCATGAATCTCGTGGGCGCAATACTGATCTTCGGCCGTGCGGACCAATCTCCGATGGCCCTGAAAGAACTAATGCCGAAGTTGGGCAACACCCTGCGCATGTTCCGCGGCAGGCTGCGCAACGCCGGCAGCTGGGGCTGCGCCATCGTCTTCGCGTCGCACTTCGCCTCAGTCACTACACTATCTGGCGTATGGGGCTTGCCCATGGTCCGGGATACGCTGTCGATCAGCAAGGACCAGGCGAGCACCTGCATCCTGGCATTCCTGGTAAGCAATGTGGCCGGCTCCATCCTGCTGGGCCATTTGTCGGATCGCGTAATGAACGTGAGACGCGCGCTGCTATGGAATTGCCTGCTGCGCGCCGCTATCCTGCTCACCTTGCTTCCGGCATTGCTGGCATCGATGGGGTATGCATACGCCATCGCTTGCTTTTGCGTTCTGGGCTTCGTGGCCGGCGGCACCGTACCGCTGGTATTGAAAGCGGTACGAAAGCTGTACTCCACCGAGATGATCGGTATCGGAGCCTCGTTCAACACCACGCTGGCCGGCATTACGGCCGCCGTGGTGCAGCCGCTTATCGGATCCCTGCTGGCCGCCTCGGCCACGGGCAGCCCCGGCCACTTGTCGTATACCGCCCAGGGCTATACCGGATTCATTCTCCTCATGGCGGCCGTCTCGGCCCTGGGCTGTATCGGCGCGGCGGCGATGCGCTTCGCACATCAAGCTTAG
- a CDS encoding helix-turn-helix domain-containing protein, with amino-acid sequence MSIPVPVVAVIAFDRISAFHLSVPCAVFGGYGGVAGAPRFSLKVCSAEGSTLATTTAGFSVVATPSLEITKTADVIVIPSWRDVKETPPAAMLEAVAAAHARGARIVGLCLGAYVLAAAGILDGRRATTHFAWVDHFATRFPRVKVEPSVLYVDDGNITTSAGTASGIDCCLHIVRALYGAKVADFAARRLVVPPHRHGAQAQLPPQAASSEGAGFRLAELLDWLRGTIVEKHTADSLAERLAMSRRTFNRRFLSLTGCSLSEWLLAERLRLAQKMLETTELPLEIIAARAGLGSASSLRQHFSRMLQTSPSAYRKQFKRRA; translated from the coding sequence GTGTCTATCCCTGTGCCAGTAGTGGCCGTCATCGCTTTCGACAGGATCAGCGCCTTCCACCTGTCGGTGCCCTGCGCCGTGTTCGGCGGCTATGGGGGGGTGGCCGGCGCGCCCAGATTTTCGCTGAAAGTGTGCTCAGCGGAAGGCAGCACGCTGGCGACCACGACCGCCGGTTTCTCGGTCGTGGCGACTCCGTCCCTGGAAATCACCAAGACGGCCGACGTGATCGTCATTCCCAGCTGGCGCGATGTCAAGGAAACCCCGCCCGCCGCCATGCTGGAGGCAGTGGCCGCCGCCCACGCCCGGGGCGCCCGCATCGTCGGGCTCTGCCTGGGCGCCTACGTGCTGGCGGCCGCCGGCATCCTGGACGGGCGCCGCGCCACCACGCATTTCGCCTGGGTCGACCACTTTGCCACCCGGTTTCCCCGCGTCAAGGTGGAGCCCTCGGTGCTCTACGTGGACGACGGCAATATCACGACGTCCGCCGGCACGGCCTCCGGCATAGACTGCTGCCTGCATATCGTACGGGCCTTATATGGGGCCAAAGTGGCGGACTTTGCCGCCCGCCGGCTGGTGGTGCCGCCGCATCGCCATGGGGCCCAGGCGCAGCTGCCGCCGCAGGCGGCGTCTTCGGAAGGCGCGGGTTTCCGCCTGGCCGAGTTGCTGGACTGGCTGCGCGGCACCATCGTCGAAAAGCATACGGCCGACAGCCTGGCCGAGCGCCTGGCCATGAGCCGCCGCACGTTCAACCGCCGGTTCCTGTCCCTGACCGGGTGCAGCCTGAGCGAATGGCTGCTGGCCGAACGGCTGCGACTCGCCCAGAAAATGCTGGAAACCACCGAGCTGCCGCTGGAGATCATCGCCGCGCGCGCCGGCCTGGGCAGCGCGTCGTCCCTGCGGCAGCATTTTTCCCGCATGTTGCAGACGTCTCCCTCCGCCTATCGCAAGCAGTTCAAGCGCCGGGCGTAA
- a CDS encoding NEL-type E3 ubiquitin ligase domain-containing protein, translating into MTSTGPCGSPSTVPPLGTYSMAETPALRDLSGLLTVQEPDHCDEQEMAQVETALRLIAGTEIGAALLRAIRACDVPANDTPAFVFEATEDDLSEVSDHDGATDAEGDHIIRFEPQPFIHAATDPADAARPHRQDAEWQRQQAIDLFDDLAAYYATRMGQRRTAPELGYGEFSTLTFRDQLGDPVPQWQRDMAAYVSAAAGADERRDLAWELVNMWSYAGDSTQPLRLVALGLRDMPPLRNLESLQWLVVAGNRLAEFPAPGMLPATLTMLDVAGNPIETPARGYGPQLRHVTADAAMCARLGLRDRLPAEVELIETSAEYANNLHIATRVLLDFPEIMANVIPVEEMELQGYTSELMAPIYPPGSLDSAARKWLTPAPAMGTASDLPPASAAWQQAQDVDANAVAALSGLLNRLHEVWLKQPDRAFHNRIVALLTKMRQPGKEKFLDECLSIARYGSGSCQDQILHTMNSLHIASLNSDIEEGKYDDKLFELLDQGEDMLNMDTLIQHFADLRPELQARARLRNIEFDEVEQWLSLLTRLQGRTYLPAMQFKMHFEHMSVVEPSDIEVARVKLVAGRNARFFDFLATWTPLQTVIRRVSPELIERTEKWRDLIYNDRGRIFAFLDRIMDAERVFAAPRKSNMAIFNVRPRMFWTPYERRVQEYLAQRKLRRDMPDVLTPACSAVSKDIEVMIGKTMVREFVGLHSLRLHRDIEWEGMPPWFNTIRHRLE; encoded by the coding sequence ATGACCAGCACCGGACCATGCGGCAGCCCCAGCACCGTTCCGCCGCTGGGCACCTACTCCATGGCGGAGACACCTGCGCTGCGCGATCTTTCCGGCCTGCTTACCGTACAGGAACCCGACCATTGCGATGAGCAGGAAATGGCGCAGGTGGAGACCGCCCTGCGCCTCATCGCCGGCACGGAAATCGGCGCCGCCCTGTTGCGCGCCATCCGTGCCTGCGACGTGCCCGCCAACGACACGCCCGCCTTCGTCTTCGAAGCCACGGAAGACGATCTGTCCGAGGTTTCCGACCATGATGGCGCCACGGACGCGGAAGGCGATCACATCATCCGTTTCGAGCCGCAGCCTTTCATCCACGCCGCGACGGATCCCGCGGACGCCGCGCGGCCCCATCGGCAGGACGCCGAATGGCAACGGCAGCAGGCCATCGACCTGTTCGACGACCTGGCCGCGTACTACGCCACGCGCATGGGGCAACGCCGCACGGCGCCCGAGCTGGGCTACGGCGAGTTTTCGACCTTGACCTTCCGCGATCAATTGGGCGATCCGGTCCCGCAATGGCAACGCGACATGGCGGCCTATGTCAGCGCGGCCGCCGGCGCCGACGAACGGCGTGACCTGGCGTGGGAACTCGTCAACATGTGGAGCTACGCCGGCGACTCCACCCAGCCCCTGCGCCTGGTTGCACTGGGGTTGCGGGACATGCCGCCGCTGCGCAACCTGGAGTCCCTGCAGTGGCTGGTCGTGGCCGGCAACAGGCTGGCCGAGTTCCCCGCGCCCGGGATGCTGCCGGCGACGCTGACGATGCTCGACGTGGCGGGAAATCCTATCGAAACGCCCGCCCGCGGCTACGGCCCGCAGTTGCGGCACGTCACCGCGGACGCCGCCATGTGCGCCCGGCTGGGCTTGCGCGACAGATTGCCGGCGGAAGTCGAGCTCATCGAAACGAGCGCGGAATACGCGAACAACCTGCATATCGCGACGCGCGTCCTGCTGGACTTCCCCGAGATCATGGCTAACGTCATCCCGGTGGAAGAAATGGAGCTCCAGGGCTATACCAGCGAGCTCATGGCGCCGATCTATCCGCCGGGCTCGCTCGACAGCGCCGCGCGCAAATGGCTGACGCCGGCGCCCGCCATGGGCACGGCCTCCGACCTGCCCCCCGCCAGCGCAGCGTGGCAACAGGCGCAGGACGTCGACGCGAATGCCGTCGCCGCCTTGAGCGGACTGCTGAACCGCCTGCATGAGGTATGGCTCAAGCAGCCCGATCGCGCCTTCCACAACCGCATCGTCGCCTTGCTGACCAAGATGCGGCAACCCGGCAAGGAAAAATTCCTGGACGAATGCCTGTCCATCGCGCGCTACGGCTCGGGCTCCTGCCAGGACCAGATCCTGCATACGATGAACAGCCTGCACATCGCGTCCTTGAACAGCGACATCGAAGAAGGCAAGTACGACGACAAACTGTTCGAGTTGCTGGACCAGGGCGAAGACATGCTGAACATGGATACGCTGATCCAGCACTTCGCGGATCTGCGGCCCGAACTGCAGGCGCGGGCCAGGCTGCGGAACATCGAATTCGACGAAGTAGAACAATGGCTGAGCCTGCTGACGCGGCTGCAGGGCAGGACCTATCTGCCAGCCATGCAGTTCAAGATGCACTTCGAACACATGTCGGTGGTGGAGCCGTCGGATATCGAGGTGGCGAGGGTGAAACTCGTCGCCGGCAGGAATGCCCGGTTCTTCGATTTCCTGGCGACGTGGACGCCTTTGCAGACCGTCATCCGCCGCGTCTCGCCGGAACTGATCGAGCGCACCGAAAAATGGCGCGATCTCATCTACAACGACCGTGGCCGCATCTTTGCCTTCCTCGATCGCATCATGGACGCCGAGCGCGTGTTCGCCGCGCCCCGCAAATCGAACATGGCAATATTCAATGTCAGGCCCCGCATGTTCTGGACACCCTATGAAAGGAGAGTCCAGGAGTACCTGGCGCAGCGCAAGCTGCGCCGCGACATGCCCGACGTGCTGACGCCCGCCTGCAGCGCCGTCAGCAAGGACATCGAGGTCATGATCGGCAAGACCATGGTGCGGGAATTCGTGGGCCTGCACAGCCTGCGGCTACATCGGGACATCGAGTGGGAGGGCATGCCCCCCTGGTTCAACACGATCCGTCACCGCCTGGAGTAG